One window from the genome of Parabacteroides sp. FAFU027 encodes:
- a CDS encoding MFS transporter, translating into MDNTSQKVSFVEKVGYSLGDLAANLIFQTLMTFLAFFYTDVYKIPPGTASAIIFTGGMIGAFFNPVMGIIADRTMTRWGKFRPWILWTALPFGIIAMLAFSTPGFSPTGKIAYALITYILLVIAYSANNLPYASLSGVLTGDMAERNSISSYRFVAVMVAQFIVQGLLLPLVLILGDGDKTKGFEHVMAIFAVTGVIFFIITFLTTKERIIPTAEQKSSIKDDVKDLSRNKPWIAMLVLTVFIFITLSLKGGMYVFYFKNYLNGDSLTSFLQNIGFNGFIAGLNGLLVNMGLHGFTWPKDAPTSAFSLFNAGGIIMMMVGIGFSKTLADRFGKRDVFGTSLFVSALCLLLFYFFAPQSIALVFLTQLAHGFFYGISTPLLWAMIADVADYSEWKNNRRATAIIFSAMIFGLKAGLSIGGALVAGILASYGYDQQLPVQSPETISGIRLSMSVFPTLTFCVSVACLFFYEINKSKETQIQTELTERRKSSK; encoded by the coding sequence ATGGACAACACATCTCAAAAAGTTTCATTTGTCGAAAAAGTAGGTTATAGTTTGGGCGACTTAGCGGCCAATCTGATTTTTCAGACTTTAATGACGTTTCTCGCATTCTTTTATACCGACGTATATAAAATTCCGCCGGGAACAGCCTCGGCAATTATTTTCACCGGGGGAATGATTGGTGCATTTTTCAATCCGGTAATGGGTATCATAGCAGACCGTACCATGACGCGCTGGGGTAAATTCCGTCCCTGGATTTTGTGGACAGCCCTGCCGTTTGGTATTATTGCGATGCTGGCATTCAGTACACCAGGCTTTAGTCCGACCGGTAAAATCGCGTATGCCCTGATTACATACATTTTGTTGGTGATTGCCTATTCGGCTAATAACCTGCCTTATGCATCACTGAGTGGAGTTCTCACCGGGGATATGGCTGAGCGTAACAGTATCTCATCTTACCGTTTTGTGGCGGTAATGGTAGCACAGTTTATTGTTCAGGGGTTATTGTTACCGTTGGTTTTGATTTTGGGCGATGGCGACAAAACGAAAGGCTTTGAACACGTAATGGCTATTTTTGCTGTAACCGGAGTGATTTTCTTTATCATCACCTTCCTGACTACAAAAGAACGGATTATCCCGACTGCTGAACAAAAGTCAAGTATCAAAGACGATGTAAAAGACCTTTCCCGAAATAAGCCCTGGATTGCGATGCTGGTTCTTACCGTATTCATATTCATAACCTTGTCATTGAAAGGTGGAATGTACGTTTTCTATTTTAAGAATTACCTGAATGGTGACTCTTTGACTTCATTCCTGCAGAATATCGGATTTAACGGTTTTATTGCCGGACTGAATGGTCTGTTGGTGAATATGGGATTACATGGATTTACCTGGCCGAAAGATGCTCCGACATCTGCCTTCAGTTTGTTTAATGCCGGTGGTATTATTATGATGATGGTTGGTATCGGTTTTTCCAAAACATTAGCTGACCGCTTTGGAAAGCGTGATGTATTCGGAACCAGTCTGTTCGTCTCAGCATTGTGTCTTTTGTTGTTCTATTTTTTTGCACCGCAGTCGATTGCGTTGGTGTTTTTGACCCAACTCGCTCACGGATTTTTCTATGGAATCTCAACGCCTTTGTTGTGGGCAATGATTGCTGACGTGGCAGACTATTCCGAATGGAAAAACAACCGCCGGGCTACTGCAATTATCTTCTCTGCGATGATTTTCGGATTGAAAGCCGGGCTGAGCATTGGTGGTGCTTTGGTGGCAGGTATTCTGGCTTCGTATGGTTATGACCAACAGTTGCCGGTACAATCTCCTGAAACCATTAGCGGTATCCGTTTGTCCATGAGCGTTTTCCCGACGTTGACATTCTGCGTTAGCGTTGCCTGTCTGTTTTTCTATGAAATCAATAAGAGTAAAGAGACTCAGATTCAGACTGAGTTGACCGAACGTCGTAAAAGCTCAAAATAG
- a CDS encoding glycoside hydrolase family 43 protein has protein sequence MKVKKALTAGLITAGMIFLSNTEVIGQTASFGYFKYKGKDARFDKKIDPKNQYLNPVIAGFYPDPSICRKGDTYYLVNSSFSFYPGVPIFKSKDLVNWTQIGHVLDRPSQLNLTNQGISQGIFAPAIEYNPHNDTFYMITTSAYGIGNFFVKSKDPEKGWSDPIQLPDIDGIDPSFFFDEDGKGYIVHNAAPNGTPDWNQQRAIRLYEFDVKTDKITGKFKEILRGGTHIERKPIWIEGPHIYKINGYYYLMCAEGGTDTDHSEVVLRSKSPWGPFEEAKANPILTQRDLPDNRPERVTCAGHADLIQTPKGDWWAVFLASRPYEDNLINTGRETYLLPVVWKKGFPEILPKGKVIPTVVNKAGLSTTKYPLTGNFVYNEEFNSNKLDNSWIYVRTPKEQFYTLENGKLNIKPLPVNIEERKSPSAIFRRQQHLSFEMETQLEFSPASEKDFAGITFFQNEAYQLVAGKTIANGVPSLILNRIEKDKVTLASVALSSQESNLPISLKVIGKGRYYDFLYSTDGKTWKTLYANADAANLSTRRSGGFIGACIGLYATSAAK, from the coding sequence ATGAAGGTAAAAAAAGCATTGACTGCCGGCTTAATCACAGCAGGTATGATATTCTTGTCCAATACAGAGGTGATCGGACAAACGGCCTCTTTCGGCTATTTTAAGTATAAGGGAAAAGATGCCCGTTTCGATAAAAAGATTGATCCGAAGAATCAATACCTGAATCCGGTGATTGCCGGTTTTTATCCCGATCCCTCCATTTGTCGCAAAGGTGATACCTATTATCTGGTGAATTCCTCATTCAGCTTTTATCCCGGAGTCCCTATTTTTAAAAGTAAAGATCTGGTCAACTGGACTCAGATTGGCCATGTACTGGACAGACCATCGCAATTAAACCTGACCAATCAGGGAATTTCTCAGGGAATATTCGCACCTGCAATAGAATATAATCCGCACAACGATACTTTCTATATGATCACTACCAGTGCCTATGGCATTGGAAATTTTTTCGTGAAATCTAAAGATCCGGAGAAGGGGTGGAGTGATCCGATTCAATTACCCGATATTGATGGTATAGACCCTTCATTTTTCTTTGATGAAGACGGGAAAGGCTACATCGTACACAATGCAGCGCCTAACGGCACTCCGGATTGGAATCAGCAACGGGCCATCCGTCTTTATGAATTTGATGTGAAAACCGATAAAATCACGGGGAAATTTAAAGAAATCCTGAGAGGAGGTACGCACATTGAACGCAAACCGATCTGGATTGAAGGCCCTCACATATACAAAATCAATGGTTATTACTATCTGATGTGTGCCGAGGGAGGAACCGATACCGATCACTCAGAGGTGGTATTGCGTAGTAAATCACCCTGGGGGCCGTTTGAAGAGGCAAAAGCAAACCCTATCCTGACTCAGCGGGACCTGCCGGATAATCGTCCGGAACGGGTAACTTGTGCAGGACATGCCGATTTGATTCAGACTCCGAAAGGGGACTGGTGGGCAGTCTTTCTGGCCAGTCGCCCGTATGAAGATAACCTTATTAATACCGGACGGGAGACCTATTTATTGCCTGTAGTCTGGAAAAAAGGTTTTCCGGAAATATTACCGAAGGGTAAAGTTATCCCGACAGTTGTGAACAAAGCCGGCTTATCGACTACCAAATATCCTTTGACAGGAAACTTTGTGTACAACGAAGAATTTAATTCCAACAAACTGGATAATTCGTGGATTTACGTCCGTACTCCCAAAGAACAATTCTATACTTTGGAAAATGGCAAACTGAATATCAAGCCACTTCCGGTGAATATTGAAGAGCGCAAAAGTCCTTCAGCAATTTTCCGCAGACAACAGCATTTATCCTTTGAGATGGAAACACAACTGGAATTTTCGCCCGCATCGGAAAAAGATTTTGCCGGAATTACTTTCTTCCAGAATGAAGCTTATCAATTGGTGGCAGGTAAAACAATCGCAAATGGTGTCCCTTCATTGATTCTCAACCGTATAGAAAAGGATAAAGTGACATTGGCTTCTGTTGCATTGTCATCGCAAGAATCAAATCTACCGATATCCCTGAAGGTCATAGGTAAAGGGCGTTATTACGATTTCCTTTACAGCACAGACGGTAAGACATGGAAAACCTTATATGCAAATGCTGATGCGGCCAATCTGAGTACCAGACGCTCCGGCGGATTCATCGGTGCCTGCATCGGACTTTATGCAACAAGTGCAGCAAAATAA